tgcagctgaaaataatttgtttttatttcgcaTTGGTGGTGTTGACAGTTTTAATCGTATGGTGGCAAACAGGAAGTGAAGGAAAAGCATCTACAAGACTtcgtaaaatatttcatttcctaATAGTATTGGTGTATGTACCTGGGTTAACTTACCAATGCAGCTTTCTTTATATTGCATCTGGAGtggcatttgcaattttcactGTATTGGAACTGATTCGCATTTGTAACGTATACCCTTTGGCGGACGCATTGGGGAGAGCCTTTGGATCATTTTCCGATGAGAAAGATGCCGGCATACTCGCCCTAACACCGTTTTGTCTACTCATAGGTTGTTCTTTGCCTATGTGGATAAGTCCATGTCCTTGTGGCTTAAATGTGTACACGAGCGAAAACCCTCGAATTCTCCCATTATTGGCGGGTGTCCTGACTATCGGATTCGGTGACACAGCTGCCAGTGTAGTCGGCTCAAAATTTGGGCGCATTAAATGGCGTAGTAAGTATATTATGCGCTCatcatattttgatattttggtcATCTTATATTTTGTCATTGAGTTTTATTACAGACTCGAATAAATCGCTAGAAGGCACTTTAGCGTTTGTGCTGATCACAACACTGGCCATAGTGTGTTTTAATTACTTTGGCCTAATCACTATGTCGACGTCAAAATGGCTTACTGCAGGAATTGCGACAGTGACTACTGCTTTAGTAGAGGCCCACACAGATCAAATAGATAACTTAACTTTGCctatcattttttatataattgtgAATATAAGTTGAAActatgatgaaaatcaaaaatttactcAGTTaattcgacaggcaatggcaaatttccgattgtttttctgccatgaaaaagcttttcacaaaaaacaactgtcgttcggagtcggcttgaaactgtaggtcgctccatttgtggaacaacatcaagaagcaataggagaaggagctcggccaaacacccaaaaaggg
The sequence above is drawn from the Anastrepha obliqua isolate idAnaObli1 chromosome 4, idAnaObli1_1.0, whole genome shotgun sequence genome and encodes:
- the LOC129245242 gene encoding dolichol kinase isoform X1, coding for METENSEIGAESSEKNEQAKETLCAGNGRVSSAIVARPNAASGHWLCMLLPLALASNLVHKDRCTEQFSTQAMLTIAVIGMSLEFLGFILYKHCKSSLLLKLLIAFVPGLITALLNKILLRQSWSYGLFWGFVTTFCYQNTYMRVMRRLPGCFSYGEATVLVQGLMLFLLNVVLKIPNIFFLTQVRSEFEDLNVIMMCALFYLLTVCCLLASANTFQKPVYFYPLMLLLVIAVTCTPITKPIPIITLLKFILRDEVRLKIICFYFALVVLTVLIVWWQTGSEGKASTRLRKIFHFLIVLVYVPGLTYQCSFLYIASGVAFAIFTVLELIRICNVYPLADALGRAFGSFSDEKDAGILALTPFCLLIGCSLPMWISPCPCGLNVYTSENPRILPLLAGVLTIGFGDTAASVVGSKFGRIKWRNSNKSLEGTLAFVLITTLAIVCFNYFGLITMSTSKWLTAGIATVTTALVEAHTDQIDNLTLPIIFYIIAMANFRLFFCHEKAFHKKQLSFGVGLKL